One part of the Mailhella massiliensis genome encodes these proteins:
- a CDS encoding MFS transporter, which produces MSAPSKKEIRKVVLASLLGATIEWYDFFLYGVVAGIVFNKLYFPTDDPFIGTLLAYSTFAIGYLARPFGGFVFGHFGDRLGRKSMLVLTMLIMGLATIGIGLVPTYAQIGIAAPIILQTLRLCQGLGLGGEWGGAVLMTYEYASKKERAFYASIPQMGLATGLCLSSGVVALLSWALTNEQFLAWGWRLAFLVSVVLVCIALYIRMHILETPDFQKAQEKARQEKEKKTLPIVKVCREHPGNIALGVGARWIDGVFFNVLAVFVITYLVQYVNVPRTEALSLVMVSALVMCPFILIAGRLADRYGRGRVYGIASMLCGLSIFPSFWLMGASEGNLFMIGLAIIIPLSVFYAGVFGPEAALFSDLFPADVRYTGISIVYQFPGFLVAGIVPGLCTYFMKVADGDPIYVCLYTMLAAATSAVSAFIVQRKHNAAVRRLGDDVEHI; this is translated from the coding sequence ATGAGCGCGCCCAGCAAAAAAGAAATCCGCAAGGTAGTACTGGCCAGTCTGCTCGGAGCAACCATCGAATGGTATGACTTCTTCCTCTACGGCGTGGTGGCGGGCATCGTCTTCAACAAGCTGTACTTTCCTACGGATGACCCGTTCATCGGCACCCTTCTGGCCTACAGCACCTTTGCCATCGGCTATCTGGCCCGTCCTTTCGGCGGCTTCGTGTTCGGTCACTTCGGCGACAGGCTGGGCCGCAAGAGCATGCTGGTGCTCACCATGCTCATCATGGGCCTTGCCACCATCGGCATAGGCCTTGTTCCCACCTATGCGCAGATAGGCATCGCCGCTCCCATCATCCTTCAGACGCTGCGCCTGTGTCAGGGGCTGGGGCTCGGCGGCGAATGGGGCGGTGCCGTGCTCATGACCTATGAATACGCCAGCAAGAAGGAACGCGCCTTCTACGCCAGCATTCCCCAGATGGGGCTGGCCACGGGGCTGTGTCTTTCCTCCGGCGTGGTAGCCCTGCTTTCCTGGGCGCTGACCAACGAACAGTTCCTTGCCTGGGGCTGGAGACTCGCCTTCCTCGTGAGCGTGGTGCTCGTGTGCATCGCCCTTTACATCCGTATGCACATCCTTGAAACTCCCGACTTCCAGAAGGCCCAGGAAAAGGCCCGTCAGGAGAAGGAGAAGAAGACTCTGCCCATCGTGAAGGTGTGCAGGGAACATCCCGGCAACATCGCCCTCGGCGTGGGCGCGCGCTGGATCGACGGCGTGTTCTTCAACGTGCTTGCCGTGTTCGTCATCACCTATCTCGTGCAGTATGTGAACGTGCCGCGCACCGAGGCTCTTTCGCTGGTCATGGTGTCCGCGCTCGTCATGTGCCCCTTCATCCTCATTGCCGGACGCCTTGCCGACCGCTACGGCCGCGGCCGTGTGTACGGCATCGCCAGTATGCTGTGCGGCCTCTCCATCTTCCCCTCCTTCTGGCTCATGGGCGCGAGCGAGGGCAATCTCTTCATGATCGGCCTTGCCATCATCATTCCGCTCAGCGTATTCTACGCGGGTGTGTTCGGCCCCGAAGCGGCGCTGTTCTCCGATCTCTTCCCGGCCGACGTGCGCTATACCGGCATTTCCATAGTGTATCAGTTCCCCGGCTTCCTTGTGGCGGGCATTGTGCCCGGTCTGTGCACCTACTTCATGAAGGTGGCCGACGGCGACCCCATCTATGTCTGCCTGTACACCATGCTGGCCGCCGCCACGAGCGCGGTTTCCGCCTTCATCGTGCAGCGCAAGCACAACGCCGCCGTGCGTCGCCTGGGCGACGATGTGGAACACATCTGA
- a CDS encoding ABC transporter ATP-binding protein, protein MSEETPVLRVSRLGRNFGETCVLSDVSFTLPAGSTLAVIGPSGCGKSTLLSVVAGLTAPSRGEVLFPETCRTAFIMQDYGLFPWKNVRDNLALPLQLRGVSRAARHEEARSMLKELGMEGLEKRFPMQLSGGQRQRVAIGRALISRPDLLLMDEPFAALDAITREHLQNLLLDIWQRRRMSFMLVTHNVEEAVFLGRHVMVMGKSPENLRLWLDNPCFGNASCRNSDEYFALVRQVRQALKGADEETSKENLP, encoded by the coding sequence ATGAGCGAAGAAACTCCCGTTCTGCGTGTCTCCCGCCTCGGCAGAAACTTCGGGGAAACCTGCGTGCTGTCGGATGTGAGCTTCACCCTCCCCGCAGGTTCCACCCTTGCCGTCATCGGGCCTTCCGGTTGCGGCAAGAGCACGCTGCTTTCCGTGGTGGCGGGGCTGACCGCGCCTTCCCGCGGCGAGGTGCTCTTTCCCGAAACCTGCCGCACGGCCTTCATCATGCAGGACTACGGGCTTTTTCCCTGGAAAAACGTGCGCGACAATCTGGCGCTGCCTCTGCAGCTCAGGGGCGTTTCCCGCGCCGCCCGGCATGAAGAAGCCCGCTCCATGCTGAAGGAACTGGGCATGGAAGGCCTGGAAAAACGCTTTCCCATGCAGCTTTCCGGCGGTCAGCGGCAGCGCGTGGCCATAGGGCGCGCCCTCATTTCCCGGCCGGATCTTCTGCTCATGGACGAACCCTTCGCCGCCCTCGACGCCATTACCCGCGAACACCTGCAGAATCTTCTGCTCGACATCTGGCAGCGCCGCCGCATGAGCTTCATGCTGGTCACGCACAACGTGGAGGAAGCCGTCTTCCTCGGCCGCCACGTCATGGTCATGGGCAAAAGCCCCGAAAATCTGAGGCTGTGGCTGGACAACCCCTGTTTCGGCAATGCCTCCTGCCGCAACAGCGACGAATACTTCGCTCTCGTGCGGCAGGTGCGCCAGGCCCTGAAGGGCGCCGACGAAGAAACGTCAAAGGAGAATCTCCCATGA
- a CDS encoding ABC transporter substrate-binding protein translates to MLRYRILALFLSLFLFRGGALAADTLNIGALPAADSLLLYAAKEDGAFAAHGLEVNVVPFQSALELGAAMRSGSLDGHFGDIINVLMQNESGAPQVIVATTSHSVPGARFFGLAVSPSSSAKSVSDLKGRSCAIGRATIVEFVLDAMLERENAAGTLEKSDIRQIPVRLQMLLSGRMESALLPEPLLSLVEAQGARVLIDDRGLDLPLAVIALKKPQSGDEDAFRDRVRRFRAALAEEAERINASPETYKAMMKKFRLLAPQAEERYAMLRFEAPLTPLGLPSKEELRRYAGWMEQGRMLKKGLPPLADIVFQEEQ, encoded by the coding sequence ATGCTCAGATACCGTATTCTCGCTCTTTTTCTTTCCCTCTTCCTCTTCCGGGGCGGCGCCCTTGCCGCAGACACGCTGAACATAGGCGCGCTGCCCGCTGCGGATTCTCTGCTGCTCTACGCCGCGAAGGAAGACGGAGCCTTCGCCGCCCACGGGCTCGAGGTGAACGTCGTGCCCTTCCAGAGCGCGCTGGAACTCGGCGCGGCCATGCGCTCGGGCTCGCTCGACGGACACTTCGGCGACATCATCAATGTTCTCATGCAGAATGAAAGCGGCGCGCCGCAGGTCATTGTGGCCACCACCTCCCATTCCGTTCCCGGGGCGCGCTTCTTCGGTCTTGCGGTCAGCCCCTCCTCTTCCGCAAAGAGCGTAAGCGACCTTAAAGGCAGAAGCTGCGCCATAGGCCGGGCCACCATCGTGGAATTCGTGCTCGACGCCATGCTCGAGCGGGAAAACGCGGCGGGAACGCTGGAAAAAAGCGATATCCGGCAGATACCGGTGCGCCTTCAGATGCTGCTTTCCGGCCGCATGGAATCGGCCCTGCTGCCCGAACCCCTGCTTTCCCTGGTGGAGGCGCAGGGCGCCCGCGTGCTCATCGACGACAGGGGACTCGACCTGCCCCTTGCCGTCATCGCGCTGAAAAAGCCGCAAAGCGGCGACGAGGACGCCTTCCGCGACCGTGTCCGGCGCTTCCGCGCCGCCCTTGCCGAGGAAGCGGAACGCATCAACGCCTCTCCCGAAACCTACAAGGCCATGATGAAGAAATTCAGGCTTCTCGCCCCGCAGGCCGAGGAGCGTTACGCCATGCTGCGCTTTGAAGCTCCCCTCACTCCCCTGGGGCTGCCTTCGAAAGAGGAATTGCGCCGTTATGCCGGATGGATGGAACAGGGGCGTATGCTGAAAAAAGGCCTGCCCCCCCTGGCCGACATCGTTTTTCAGGAAGAACAATGA
- a CDS encoding ABC transporter permease encodes MKALDILLRYLVAFLAILLLWQAGATALGPYLLPAPLDVLSAWCDALMGPDMPGHIKSSAVRVVSAMVLAWVTAFPLGILLGYKKRIDRYVSPMVFLTYPLPKIVLLPVFLTLLGLGDAPKILLIALTCGYQILVVTRDGIRRLDMRYLEAFRSLGGTSAQLVRHVLVPAALPSSMTALKVGSGTAVAVLFMAESFATQKGLGFLIMDAWGRGDQLEMFCGILSMSLLGIMVYESCHIIEKLCCRWKKLEIRR; translated from the coding sequence ATGAAGGCGCTGGACATACTTCTGCGCTATCTCGTGGCCTTTCTCGCCATTCTGCTCCTCTGGCAGGCCGGAGCGACGGCTCTCGGGCCCTACCTTCTTCCCGCGCCTCTGGACGTGCTTTCGGCATGGTGCGACGCCCTCATGGGGCCGGACATGCCCGGGCACATCAAAAGCAGCGCCGTGCGCGTGGTTTCGGCCATGGTTCTGGCCTGGGTCACGGCCTTTCCCCTGGGCATACTGCTGGGCTACAAAAAGCGCATCGACCGCTACGTGTCGCCCATGGTCTTTCTTACCTACCCCCTGCCCAAGATCGTGCTGCTGCCGGTGTTTCTCACCCTTCTCGGGCTGGGAGACGCGCCCAAGATACTGCTCATCGCCCTTACCTGCGGCTACCAGATTCTCGTGGTCACCCGCGACGGCATACGAAGGCTGGACATGCGCTATCTCGAAGCCTTCCGCAGTCTGGGCGGCACCTCCGCACAGCTCGTGCGCCACGTGCTCGTCCCCGCAGCTCTTCCCAGTTCCATGACGGCGCTCAAGGTCGGCAGCGGCACGGCCGTGGCGGTGCTGTTCATGGCCGAATCCTTCGCCACGCAGAAGGGACTCGGCTTTCTCATCATGGATGCATGGGGCAGGGGCGACCAGCTGGAAATGTTCTGCGGCATTCTTTCCATGAGCCTGCTCGGCATCATGGTCTACGAAAGCTGCCACATCATCGAAAAACTGTGCTGCCGCTGGAAAAAACTGGAAATCAGGAGATAA
- a CDS encoding LacI family DNA-binding transcriptional regulator, translated as MTTKKRITLEDVSRAAGVSLSTASMILNGRPDVSFSPDTVRNVRHTAEVLGYRSPARHRARPLSARKLVLIVSPNIGNAYYSSMVQAIQQAAEQHGVSTIIFTTYREAEKENELLDMAVDMGVSGIIFTMMPQSPLLEKVNRSIPIVVIGDRNTSLNVDTVELDNYSAGMLVGRHMLGLGHRHIAFISTTLNSVNAMRTRRLDGVRAVYAQEEGTSVQVFSRDITPLEELNETSIEHRVGYELTMECLKRGSPVSGIVAVNDSVAYGVLDALAEKGLRVPEDYSVCGFDNLSASHMQHIGLTSVEHHIEEKGRNAFHILYERMTGGSAPNNITRVEFSHHLRENRSTAPFRPEKEEK; from the coding sequence ATGACGACGAAAAAACGAATCACTCTGGAAGACGTAAGCCGGGCGGCGGGAGTTTCGCTGAGCACCGCCTCCATGATTCTGAACGGACGGCCCGACGTTTCCTTTTCCCCGGACACGGTGCGGAACGTACGCCATACGGCGGAAGTTCTGGGCTACCGTTCCCCCGCAAGGCACAGGGCCAGGCCCCTTTCCGCCAGAAAACTCGTGCTCATCGTCAGCCCCAACATCGGCAACGCCTATTACTCCAGCATGGTGCAGGCCATACAGCAGGCCGCAGAACAGCACGGCGTTTCCACCATCATCTTCACCACCTACCGTGAAGCCGAAAAGGAAAACGAGCTTCTCGACATGGCCGTGGACATGGGCGTTTCCGGCATCATCTTCACCATGATGCCCCAGAGTCCGCTGCTGGAAAAAGTCAACCGCAGCATTCCCATCGTGGTCATAGGCGACAGGAACACCAGCCTGAACGTGGATACTGTGGAACTCGACAACTACAGCGCGGGTATGCTGGTGGGGCGCCACATGCTCGGCCTCGGCCACAGGCACATCGCCTTCATATCCACCACGCTCAACAGCGTAAACGCCATGCGTACGCGCAGACTCGACGGCGTGCGCGCCGTGTACGCGCAGGAGGAAGGCACCTCCGTGCAGGTTTTCTCGCGGGACATCACTCCCCTTGAGGAACTCAACGAAACCAGCATAGAGCACCGTGTAGGCTACGAGCTGACCATGGAATGCCTGAAGCGCGGATCTCCCGTTTCCGGCATTGTGGCGGTCAACGATTCCGTGGCCTACGGCGTGCTGGACGCTCTGGCCGAAAAGGGCCTGCGCGTGCCGGAAGATTACAGCGTGTGCGGCTTCGACAATCTTTCCGCCTCCCACATGCAGCATATCGGGCTCACCTCCGTTGAGCATCACATCGAGGAAAAAGGCAGAAACGCCTTCCATATTCTCTATGAGCGCATGACGGGCGGCAGCGCTCCGAACAACATCACCCGCGTGGAGTTTTCCCATCACCTCAGAGAAAACCGCTCCACGGCTCCTTTCCGGCCGGAAAAGGAAGAAAAATAA
- a CDS encoding phosphodiesterase, which produces MQVLQISDFHLRGDGRLSFRVVDTPKCLETAAKHLLSLARKPDMMVITGDLADSGDEHAYHMLYEALSPLNIPVYAVPGNHDRRDRMRSILKGWCPENEQTAPWLCYSVEKDDVRFLMMDSMSPGSHSGHVPEACAAWLERELARRPGVPALLFMHHPPFITGMGAMDEPYENVERLRAILEKAPWVRLCCGHMHRPIFTQWAGVAAVTAPAASMQIDLDLSPEGGDTFVMEAPGYLLHDWRDGAWNTHVCQIYGTPTYAGPYRFLDSVNPTEE; this is translated from the coding sequence ATGCAAGTACTTCAGATTTCCGATTTTCATCTTCGCGGCGACGGCAGATTGTCGTTTCGTGTGGTGGACACCCCGAAGTGCCTGGAAACCGCGGCAAAGCATCTTCTCAGCCTCGCCCGGAAGCCGGACATGATGGTCATTACCGGCGATCTTGCCGACAGCGGCGACGAACACGCCTATCACATGCTGTATGAAGCGCTTTCGCCCCTGAACATTCCCGTGTACGCCGTGCCCGGCAATCACGACAGGCGCGACAGGATGCGTTCCATCCTCAAGGGCTGGTGCCCGGAAAACGAACAGACGGCGCCCTGGCTGTGCTATAGCGTGGAAAAGGACGACGTGCGTTTTCTGATGATGGACAGCATGAGCCCGGGTTCTCATTCCGGGCATGTGCCGGAAGCGTGCGCCGCGTGGCTGGAAAGGGAGCTTGCCCGCCGCCCCGGCGTGCCTGCGCTTCTTTTCATGCATCATCCGCCCTTCATCACGGGCATGGGCGCCATGGACGAGCCTTATGAAAACGTGGAGCGCCTGCGCGCCATTCTGGAAAAGGCACCGTGGGTGCGGCTCTGCTGCGGCCACATGCACAGGCCCATCTTCACGCAGTGGGCCGGGGTGGCGGCCGTTACCGCCCCCGCCGCCTCCATGCAGATAGATCTCGATCTTTCCCCGGAAGGCGGCGACACCTTCGTGATGGAAGCTCCGGGCTATCTTCTGCACGACTGGCGCGACGGCGCATGGAACACCCACGTCTGCCAGATTTACGGCACGCCCACCTATGCGGGGCCTTATCGCTTTCTTGATTCCGTGAATCCCACGGAAGAGTAG
- a CDS encoding C-GCAxxG-C-C family protein: MNDIARQVHGLYWDKNFNCARTMLLCLGEAFNVPILPQTLQAATGMHGAGRFRAQCGLVEGALMFTGILGAKLGLTDRHSAELCRLFARDFTESFGSLLCRDLRPGGFQPSDPPHACEELTVRAVSFALGYLNAAKARSWRV, from the coding sequence ATGAACGACATCGCGCGGCAGGTACACGGGCTTTACTGGGACAAGAACTTCAACTGCGCCAGAACCATGCTTCTCTGCCTCGGAGAAGCCTTCAACGTGCCCATTCTGCCGCAGACGCTGCAGGCCGCCACGGGGATGCACGGCGCAGGACGCTTCCGCGCCCAGTGCGGCCTGGTGGAAGGCGCGCTCATGTTCACCGGCATTCTCGGCGCAAAGCTGGGCCTTACGGACAGGCACAGCGCCGAGCTGTGCCGTCTTTTCGCCCGCGACTTCACGGAGAGTTTCGGTTCCCTGCTCTGCCGCGACCTGAGGCCGGGGGGCTTTCAGCCTTCCGATCCGCCCCATGCCTGCGAAGAACTTACCGTGCGCGCCGTATCCTTCGCGCTGGGGTATCTGAATGCCGCAAAGGCCCGTTCCTGGCGCGTGTGA
- a CDS encoding threonine aldolase family protein, giving the protein MLRFECDYGEGAHPRVMELLVKSNLEQTPGYGEDHYCDTARALIREACHAPEADVHFLVGGTQANFVVIESALRPWQGVLCAENGHINVHETGAVEATGHKVLALPAREGKISASQIRRACAEHAADASHEHMVQPGMVYLSAPTEFGTLYTKAELEDISLACRELSLALFVDGARMGYGLMSEKNDLTLADYARLCDVFTIGGTKVGALFGEAVVISSPLLKKDFRYLMKQRGAMLAKGRLLGVQFTALFRDDLYFKMAEQADMLAMRLRRAFLDKGWDLLFDSFTNQQFPVVPDEALEKLGRTYAFSFWQKVDEKRSAVRFCTSWATTEDAVNRLIADVEAL; this is encoded by the coding sequence ATGCTGCGTTTCGAATGCGATTACGGCGAAGGCGCGCATCCGCGCGTCATGGAACTTCTTGTAAAAAGCAATCTGGAACAGACCCCCGGCTACGGAGAAGACCATTACTGCGACACGGCCCGCGCCCTCATCCGCGAAGCCTGCCATGCCCCGGAGGCCGACGTACACTTTCTGGTGGGCGGCACGCAGGCCAACTTCGTGGTCATAGAATCCGCGCTCAGGCCGTGGCAGGGCGTGCTCTGCGCGGAAAACGGGCACATCAACGTTCATGAAACCGGAGCGGTGGAAGCCACGGGGCACAAGGTGCTTGCCCTGCCCGCCCGGGAAGGAAAAATTTCCGCTTCTCAGATACGCAGGGCCTGCGCCGAACACGCCGCCGACGCCTCCCACGAACACATGGTGCAGCCGGGCATGGTCTATCTTTCCGCGCCCACGGAATTCGGCACGTTATATACGAAGGCGGAACTTGAGGACATCAGCCTCGCCTGCCGCGAGCTTTCCCTCGCCCTGTTCGTAGACGGCGCGCGCATGGGCTACGGACTCATGTCCGAAAAAAACGACCTGACGCTCGCCGACTACGCGCGGCTCTGCGACGTGTTCACCATAGGCGGCACCAAGGTGGGCGCGCTGTTCGGCGAAGCCGTGGTCATCAGCTCTCCGCTGCTGAAAAAGGATTTCCGCTACCTCATGAAGCAGCGCGGCGCCATGCTGGCCAAGGGGCGGCTCCTGGGCGTGCAGTTCACGGCTCTTTTCCGGGACGACCTTTACTTCAAGATGGCGGAACAGGCCGACATGCTTGCCATGCGCCTGCGCCGTGCCTTCCTCGACAAGGGCTGGGACCTGCTTTTCGACTCCTTCACCAATCAGCAGTTCCCCGTCGTGCCCGACGAAGCGCTGGAAAAACTCGGCAGAACATACGCCTTCAGCTTCTGGCAGAAGGTGGATGAAAAGCGGAGCGCGGTGCGCTTCTGCACGAGCTGGGCCACCACGGAAGACGCGGTGAACCGGCTCATTGCCGACGTGGAAGCGCTGTAG
- a CDS encoding GGGtGRT protein, producing MALFESYERRIERINAVLKENGIASLEEARDICAARGVDPYRIVKEIQPIAFENACWAYTVGAAIAIRKGCATAPEAAEAIGIGLQSFCIPGSVAEDRKVGLGHGNLAAMLLCDETECFAFLAGHESFAAAEGAIGIVKNANKSRKKPLRVILNGLGKDAAQIISRINGFTYVQTQFDYATGKLSIVREIPYSKNERASVRCYGADDVREGVAIMHREKVDVSITGNSTNPTRFQHPVAGTYKKECVEQGKKYFSVASGGGTGRTLHPDNMAAGPASYGMTDTMGRMHSDAQFAGSSSVPAHVEMMGFLGMGNNPMVGATVAVAVAVAEAMNK from the coding sequence ATGGCACTGTTTGAAAGTTACGAACGCCGCATCGAACGCATCAATGCGGTTCTCAAGGAAAACGGCATCGCCTCCCTGGAAGAGGCGCGGGACATCTGCGCCGCCAGGGGCGTCGATCCTTACCGCATCGTGAAGGAAATTCAGCCCATCGCCTTTGAAAACGCCTGCTGGGCCTATACCGTCGGCGCGGCCATCGCCATCAGGAAAGGCTGCGCCACGGCTCCCGAAGCCGCCGAAGCCATCGGCATCGGCCTTCAGTCCTTCTGCATTCCCGGTTCCGTGGCGGAAGACAGAAAGGTCGGCCTCGGGCACGGCAACCTCGCGGCCATGCTGCTGTGCGACGAAACCGAATGTTTCGCCTTCCTCGCCGGGCATGAATCCTTCGCCGCCGCCGAAGGCGCCATCGGCATCGTGAAGAACGCCAACAAGTCCAGAAAGAAGCCCCTGCGGGTCATTCTCAACGGTCTCGGAAAGGACGCCGCGCAGATCATCTCCCGCATCAACGGCTTCACCTATGTGCAGACGCAGTTCGACTACGCCACGGGCAAGCTCTCCATCGTGAGGGAAATCCCCTATTCCAAGAACGAACGTGCTTCCGTGCGCTGCTACGGCGCCGACGACGTACGCGAGGGCGTGGCCATCATGCACAGGGAAAAGGTCGACGTGTCCATCACCGGCAACTCCACCAACCCCACCCGCTTCCAGCATCCCGTGGCGGGCACCTACAAGAAGGAATGCGTGGAACAGGGGAAGAAGTACTTCTCCGTGGCTTCCGGCGGCGGCACCGGCCGTACGCTCCATCCCGACAACATGGCTGCCGGTCCCGCCTCCTACGGCATGACGGACACCATGGGCCGTATGCATTCCGACGCGCAGTTCGCAGGCTCGAGCTCCGTGCCCGCCCATGTGGAAATGATGGGCTTCCTGGGCATGGGCAACAACCCCATGGTGGGCGCCACCGTTGCCGTGGCCGTCGCCGTGGCGGAAGCCATGAACAAGTAG
- a CDS encoding LacI family DNA-binding transcriptional regulator: protein MHSRKKVTLEDVSQAAGVSLSSVSMILNARADVSFSPETVRKVRSAAESLGYRAPARLGKGRLPGRNVVFIVTPNIANAYYSGLVQAIQQAAEERGFSTLIFTTYRAESKEEEVLDMALALGAAGMIFTLTPRSIRKVEKVNGKIPIVLMGDGNSSPKVDTVELDNYSAGVLIGRHMLELGHRHIAFISAMTNTANAIRLRRLQGVRDTYAEKPGCSVQVFTRDYTPREELGNTDLEQCIGYELTMQCLKKKSRVSGFVAVNDFIAYGVLDALADSGLRVPEDYSVCGFNNLSSSRISRVGLTTVEHQTEAWARNAVDILYERIRGGNAVSDITRVAYTHRLLERRSTAPFRQTQEKP, encoded by the coding sequence GTGCATAGCAGAAAAAAAGTGACGCTGGAAGATGTAAGCCAGGCTGCGGGAGTGTCGCTGAGTTCGGTTTCCATGATTCTCAACGCCCGGGCGGACGTATCCTTTTCCCCCGAAACGGTACGCAAGGTACGCAGTGCGGCGGAAAGCCTCGGTTACCGCGCCCCGGCAAGACTCGGCAAGGGGCGGCTTCCCGGCAGAAACGTCGTGTTCATCGTCACGCCCAACATTGCCAACGCCTATTATTCCGGCCTGGTGCAGGCCATACAGCAGGCTGCGGAGGAACGCGGCTTCTCCACGCTCATCTTCACCACCTACCGGGCGGAAAGCAAGGAAGAGGAAGTGCTGGACATGGCTCTCGCGCTGGGCGCGGCAGGCATGATCTTCACCCTCACGCCCCGGAGCATCCGCAAGGTGGAAAAGGTGAACGGCAAAATTCCCATCGTGCTCATGGGCGACGGCAACTCCAGCCCCAAGGTGGATACCGTGGAGCTCGACAACTACAGCGCAGGCGTGCTCATCGGGCGGCACATGCTGGAGCTCGGCCACAGGCACATCGCCTTCATTTCCGCCATGACCAACACCGCCAACGCCATACGCCTGCGCAGACTTCAGGGCGTGCGCGACACCTACGCGGAAAAACCCGGCTGCTCCGTTCAGGTGTTCACCCGCGACTACACCCCCCGCGAGGAACTCGGCAACACGGATCTGGAACAGTGCATCGGCTACGAGCTCACCATGCAGTGCCTGAAGAAAAAAAGCCGTGTTTCCGGTTTCGTGGCCGTCAACGACTTCATCGCCTACGGCGTGCTCGACGCCCTGGCCGACAGCGGCCTGCGCGTGCCCGAAGACTACAGCGTCTGCGGATTCAACAACCTTTCCTCTTCCCGCATTTCCCGCGTGGGACTCACCACCGTGGAGCATCAGACGGAGGCATGGGCACGCAACGCCGTAGACATCCTTTACGAACGCATCAGGGGCGGCAACGCCGTAAGCGACATTACCCGCGTAGCCTACACCCACCGCCTGCTGGAACGCCGTTCCACGGCTCCGTTCCGCCAGACACAGGAGAAACCATGA